From the Pedobacter cryoconitis genome, one window contains:
- a CDS encoding organic hydroperoxide resistance protein, with product MENHTIEKVLYTGKTHTTGGRDGASQSSDGRLDVKLSIPGSSGSGTNPEQLLAAGWSACFIGAMKIAAAKMKINLPEDAAIDTEVDLGTAGDAYFLQARLTISLPGLQPEVARALADAAHQTCPYSKATRGNIDVVINLV from the coding sequence ATGGAAAATCACACGATAGAAAAAGTACTTTATACAGGTAAAACACATACCACAGGCGGCAGAGACGGTGCGTCTCAAAGTTCTGACGGACGCCTTGATGTTAAACTCTCCATCCCTGGTAGTTCAGGAAGCGGTACTAATCCGGAACAACTATTAGCGGCGGGCTGGTCTGCCTGTTTTATCGGAGCAATGAAAATTGCAGCGGCTAAGATGAAGATCAATCTTCCTGAAGATGCAGCAATTGATACAGAGGTGGATCTGGGGACAGCGGGAGATGCTTACTTTTTACAGGCACGTTTAACTATAAGTCTGCCCGGTTTACAGCCGGAAGTCGCAAGGGCGCTTGCAGATGCTGCTCACCAGACTTGCCCATATTCCAAAGCCACGCGTGGTAATATTGATGTAGTCATTAACCTGGTTTAA
- a CDS encoding epoxide hydrolase family protein, protein MKKNQRYLANTLITGALAILATPIFAQSVSATKGADQIRHFHINVPQAAIADLRQRIAATRWPEKETVKDQTQGVQLEKIQKLVKYWGTTYDWRKAEAKLNALPQFITTIDGLDIQFVHIKSKHKNAMPLIITHGWPGSIFELLKIVGPLTDPTAYGGRAEDAFDLVLPSMPGYGFSGKPQGTGWDADHIATAWDVLMKRLGYQHYVAQGGDWGSVVADKMAHQKPAGLLGIHVNMPATVPADVAKALNNGEPAPAGLSVKEKAAFKSLNYLYKKGGGYAAMMVTRPQTLGYGLSDSPAGLASFFYDKLNEWTFSGGDAEKVLTKDEILDDISLYWLTNTAASSAQLYWENNANNFNAVDISVPAAVTVFPGEIYQAPKSWTERSYHNLIYFNEVSKGGHFAAWEEPQLFAEELRAAFKSLR, encoded by the coding sequence ATGAAAAAGAATCAACGCTACCTTGCCAATACCCTGATTACCGGGGCGCTTGCCATCTTGGCAACTCCCATTTTTGCACAGTCAGTTTCAGCCACAAAGGGTGCTGATCAGATCCGTCATTTCCACATTAATGTCCCCCAGGCGGCGATTGCCGATCTTCGTCAACGTATTGCCGCTACAAGATGGCCGGAAAAGGAAACGGTAAAAGATCAGACTCAGGGTGTGCAATTAGAGAAGATCCAGAAACTGGTAAAGTACTGGGGAACAACCTATGACTGGCGTAAAGCAGAAGCCAAACTGAATGCTTTGCCACAGTTTATAACAACCATCGACGGATTGGATATTCAGTTCGTACATATCAAGTCTAAGCATAAAAATGCGATGCCACTGATTATTACGCATGGCTGGCCTGGTTCTATCTTTGAACTGCTGAAAATCGTTGGCCCACTTACAGATCCTACCGCTTATGGAGGCCGCGCAGAAGACGCTTTTGACCTTGTTCTTCCATCAATGCCGGGATATGGTTTTTCTGGTAAACCTCAGGGAACCGGCTGGGATGCAGATCACATTGCTACAGCATGGGATGTATTGATGAAACGTCTGGGCTACCAGCATTATGTTGCTCAGGGGGGAGACTGGGGTTCAGTAGTTGCCGATAAAATGGCGCACCAAAAGCCAGCAGGATTGCTTGGCATCCATGTGAATATGCCTGCAACTGTGCCTGCTGATGTAGCGAAAGCACTTAACAATGGAGAACCTGCACCCGCAGGACTATCTGTTAAAGAAAAAGCAGCATTTAAATCACTGAATTATTTATACAAAAAAGGTGGAGGTTATGCAGCAATGATGGTTACCCGTCCACAGACTTTGGGCTATGGTTTATCGGATTCACCAGCCGGGCTTGCTTCCTTTTTCTACGACAAACTAAATGAGTGGACTTTTAGTGGAGGCGATGCAGAAAAAGTATTGACTAAAGATGAAATTCTGGATGACATTTCTCTCTACTGGCTTACCAATACCGCAGCTTCTTCTGCCCAACTTTACTGGGAGAATAATGCCAATAACTTCAACGCTGTAGATATCTCGGTTCCGGCAGCTGTAACGGTCTTTCCCGGGGAAATTTACCAGGCACCAAAAAGCTGGACGGAACGCAGTTACCATAACCTGATCTATTTCAATGAGGTTAGCAAAGGGGGCCACTTTGCCGCCTGGGAAGAGCCGCAGCTTTTTGCAGAAGAGCTTCGTGCAGCATTCAAATCATTACGTTAA
- a CDS encoding glycoside hydrolase 100 family protein: MEKQLIGKAKQAALEVLLHNMNGPYHGLPRTAGWGYPEPYTRDLLITALGIGVSGNDPLKESMVKVLETLAGTQSKNGHIPSLVHDQENRGASDTTPLFLLATGIFRKIMDQPDFLEEAVQKAMTWMEFQKPADSGLVAQQPTSDWRDEQWVPGYGLFVNTLTYSYLKLFDKQEQANEILKEMSRFALTDKPYYALWTYKVYSSERFDLLGNSLAILSGIIPVSNAKDIIAWIEDECAGMRLKGELAVDLPPNLFPFIEPGDLDWITRYQYFNQPGEYHNGGIWPFVCGFYIAALVACEQYQLAGEKLIVLGKALQAAADQSKNLQFGFNEWLKAQSGKPAGQDWQSWSASMYIYAAECVATKRTPFFENIR; the protein is encoded by the coding sequence ATGGAAAAACAACTGATCGGGAAAGCAAAACAAGCTGCACTTGAAGTATTGCTGCACAATATGAATGGCCCTTATCATGGACTGCCCCGTACTGCGGGTTGGGGATATCCTGAGCCTTATACCAGGGACCTGCTGATTACTGCATTAGGAATCGGTGTTAGCGGTAATGACCCGTTGAAAGAGAGCATGGTCAAGGTATTGGAAACCCTTGCCGGAACACAAAGTAAAAATGGTCATATTCCATCGCTTGTACATGATCAAGAGAATCGGGGTGCCAGTGATACCACACCTTTATTTTTACTGGCTACAGGGATCTTTAGAAAAATAATGGATCAACCTGATTTTCTGGAAGAAGCTGTCCAAAAAGCAATGACCTGGATGGAATTTCAGAAACCTGCTGATAGTGGACTGGTTGCTCAGCAACCCACCAGTGATTGGAGAGATGAACAATGGGTGCCAGGTTACGGGCTCTTTGTGAATACGCTGACCTATAGTTATCTCAAATTGTTTGACAAACAGGAGCAGGCCAATGAAATACTGAAGGAAATGAGCCGGTTTGCACTCACTGATAAACCCTATTATGCATTGTGGACTTATAAGGTTTACAGCAGTGAACGCTTTGATTTATTGGGAAATAGCCTGGCTATTTTATCCGGGATAATCCCAGTTTCCAATGCAAAAGATATAATTGCATGGATTGAAGACGAATGTGCGGGCATGAGATTAAAAGGAGAGCTTGCGGTTGATCTTCCCCCGAATTTATTTCCATTCATTGAGCCTGGAGATCTCGACTGGATTACAAGGTATCAATACTTTAACCAACCCGGGGAATACCATAATGGAGGAATCTGGCCATTTGTTTGCGGATTTTATATCGCGGCACTGGTTGCCTGTGAGCAATATCAACTGGCCGGAGAAAAATTAATCGTGCTGGGCAAAGCATTGCAAGCAGCTGCTGATCAAAGTAAAAATCTTCAGTTCGGATTTAATGAATGGCTAAAAGCACAGAGCGGAAAGCCTGCCGGACAAGACTGGCAAAGCTGGAGTGCATCTATGTATATCTATGCTGCTGAATGCGTAGCAACCAAAAGAACACCCTTTTTTGAAAATATAAGATAA
- a CDS encoding amidohydrolase family protein produces MKTYLFSLALSASSLMCFAQANISPAKKQSKTIAITGATIHVGNGSVIENGTLLFGNGKIIAVAASGQVPQGDVMSINASGKHIYPGFIAATTNLGLTEIEAVKATLDFEEIGDYNSHIRSIVAYNTDSKVPATLRSNGILMAQPTPQGGVISGSSSVVQLDAWNWEDAALRKDDAMHMSWPATPRFRGYGRPQLAPEVLAERTQSAINQLTSFFAEAKAYAEMGKPEVINTRFEAMKPVFAGTEKLFIEAESQKNIVAAVNFAKGFGITPVITGADEAYLIIDFLKANNITVVVKQPHALPNNNDDDVNMPYKNAAILANAGLNVVLSIDGYWQQRNLPFMAGTVTAWGLDKEKALSTITLNAAKAMGTDQTTGSIEVGKDATFFISAGDALDMKTNKVEQAFIQGRDINLDNLHKQLDKKFSDKYAAEQ; encoded by the coding sequence ATGAAAACATATCTATTTAGCCTGGCTTTATCGGCATCAAGCCTGATGTGTTTTGCACAGGCCAACATATCTCCGGCGAAAAAACAAAGTAAAACCATAGCGATAACCGGCGCAACAATACATGTTGGAAATGGTTCAGTGATTGAAAACGGAACACTCCTTTTTGGGAATGGAAAAATTATAGCGGTAGCTGCCAGCGGGCAAGTTCCTCAAGGTGATGTCATGAGCATCAACGCGAGTGGGAAACATATTTACCCGGGCTTTATTGCCGCAACAACAAATTTAGGGTTAACAGAAATTGAGGCTGTAAAAGCTACGCTTGATTTTGAGGAGATTGGTGATTATAATTCGCATATCCGCTCTATTGTTGCTTACAATACGGATTCAAAAGTACCTGCTACTTTACGTAGTAATGGTATATTGATGGCACAACCCACACCACAGGGTGGAGTAATTTCTGGCAGTTCTTCTGTGGTTCAACTGGATGCTTGGAATTGGGAAGATGCTGCGCTCAGGAAAGACGATGCGATGCATATGAGCTGGCCGGCGACACCCCGCTTCAGGGGTTATGGCCGTCCGCAGCTGGCACCAGAAGTATTAGCAGAACGTACACAATCGGCTATTAACCAATTGACTTCTTTTTTTGCGGAAGCAAAAGCTTATGCAGAAATGGGCAAACCTGAAGTGATCAATACGCGGTTTGAGGCTATGAAGCCTGTTTTCGCAGGTACAGAAAAGTTGTTTATTGAGGCAGAAAGTCAAAAGAATATTGTAGCAGCGGTTAATTTCGCGAAAGGGTTCGGTATCACACCGGTAATTACGGGCGCGGATGAGGCTTATTTAATCATTGATTTTTTAAAGGCGAACAACATTACGGTGGTGGTTAAACAGCCGCATGCTTTGCCAAACAACAATGATGACGATGTAAATATGCCTTATAAAAATGCAGCTATTCTGGCTAATGCTGGCTTAAATGTTGTTTTAAGCATTGATGGGTACTGGCAACAGCGCAACTTGCCTTTTATGGCAGGAACAGTTACTGCATGGGGCCTGGATAAAGAAAAGGCATTAAGTACAATTACCTTGAATGCAGCAAAAGCAATGGGTACAGACCAAACCACCGGAAGTATTGAAGTTGGGAAAGATGCCACTTTCTTTATTTCTGCGGGAGATGCACTGGATATGAAAACAAATAAGGTAGAGCAGGCTTTTATCCAGGGAAGGGATATTAATCTGGATAACCTGCATAAGCAACTGGACAAAAAGTTCAGTGATAAATATGCAGCAGAGCAATAA
- a CDS encoding serine hydrolase, whose product MKLTNFKVVVMLLFLTPLMTLAQSGGQRKSDLVVVLIKKYITEKRVDQIYALGSKSYKSSISQEKLADFFEKNIYILGKIKESSLISPKKNLNRYKLEFEAENIELSFSLDQNNKLTELSFSDFVPVITKKITLVPSSNPLKSKLDKEINTLARSYIQNSNTVGLSIGILKDGKTYTYGYGSTQKKNGVLPDANTIFEIGSISKTFTAQLLAWYVSAGKISLTDPITKYLPDSVAANPELQQIKVVNLSNHTSGLVRLPENLMNKNSDAANPYKSYTKELLFSYLKSCKLASVPGEVYSYSNTGTGLLGVILERISGKTYEELVKEIITDPLKMNSTFQHLTPELAKRFAKVYNLEAKEVKAWDLDALVGAGGLRSTVNDMLIYADNNIESKNPDLAKAFELTHQVTFSKDPMVGLGWHIMKPTTDTYYWHNGGTGGSRSFIIININKKTAVVVLSNSQADTDNVGVGIIEKL is encoded by the coding sequence ATGAAACTTACAAATTTTAAGGTAGTGGTTATGTTGCTGTTCCTCACGCCTTTAATGACCCTGGCGCAAAGTGGCGGACAAAGAAAAAGTGATCTGGTAGTCGTACTGATCAAAAAATATATTACTGAAAAACGCGTGGATCAGATTTATGCGCTGGGCAGTAAAAGCTATAAATCTTCTATCAGCCAGGAAAAATTGGCTGATTTTTTTGAGAAAAACATCTATATTCTGGGGAAAATTAAGGAATCTTCTTTGATCAGCCCCAAGAAAAACCTGAATAGATACAAGTTGGAGTTCGAAGCTGAAAATATAGAACTTTCTTTCTCACTTGATCAGAATAACAAACTAACTGAACTTTCTTTTTCAGATTTTGTGCCTGTCATTACTAAAAAGATCACACTGGTTCCTTCTTCCAATCCCTTGAAATCAAAACTGGACAAAGAAATTAATACGCTGGCAAGGAGTTATATTCAAAATTCAAATACTGTAGGTTTGAGCATTGGTATTTTAAAAGATGGAAAGACCTATACTTATGGGTATGGCAGTACACAAAAGAAGAATGGGGTGCTTCCTGATGCGAATACAATTTTTGAAATAGGTTCCATTAGCAAAACATTTACTGCTCAGCTGCTCGCCTGGTATGTGAGTGCAGGAAAGATCAGTTTAACGGATCCAATTACGAAATATCTGCCGGATTCAGTAGCTGCGAACCCTGAGCTTCAGCAAATAAAGGTTGTAAATTTAAGTAACCATACTTCGGGATTAGTTCGCTTGCCGGAAAATCTTATGAACAAAAACTCTGATGCTGCAAATCCTTATAAAAGCTATACTAAGGAATTATTATTCAGTTACTTAAAGTCTTGTAAGCTGGCCTCCGTTCCGGGAGAGGTTTATAGTTATTCCAATACGGGCACGGGGCTTCTGGGCGTGATTTTAGAACGGATCAGTGGTAAAACCTATGAAGAGCTGGTGAAAGAAATCATAACTGATCCTTTAAAAATGAACAGTACATTTCAGCACCTGACTCCTGAATTGGCAAAACGCTTTGCGAAAGTATATAACTTGGAGGCGAAGGAAGTTAAAGCATGGGATCTCGATGCCCTTGTTGGTGCCGGTGGTCTTCGTTCCACTGTTAATGATATGCTGATTTATGCGGATAACAATATTGAAAGTAAAAATCCTGATTTAGCAAAAGCATTTGAACTTACCCATCAGGTTACTTTTTCGAAAGACCCTATGGTTGGTTTGGGTTGGCACATCATGAAGCCAACAACGGATACTTATTATTGGCATAATGGTGGAACTGGCGGAAGCAGAAGTTTTATTATCATCAATATCAATAAAAAGACTGCTGTAGTTGTACTTTCTAATTCGCAAGCCGATACTGATAATGTAGGCGTAGGAATTATAGAGAAATTATAG
- a CDS encoding PIG-L deacetylase family protein, which produces MDTDHQTVAIIVAHPDDETLWTGGTLIDHPDWRVFIACLCRKNDEERAGKFSKVLNYYKAKGAMSDLDDGPAQQPLAEKLVQRKILGLVPHKWFDLIITHSPDGEYTRHRRHEEIGKAVIKLWHSGKIRASALWTFAYEDGNRTYFPKAITNGTSNYELSWQSWQKKYNIITEIYGFATDSWEAMATPKHEAFWQFKEPEKAMAQLYLQKKDIK; this is translated from the coding sequence ATGGATACTGATCATCAAACAGTTGCAATTATTGTAGCTCATCCGGACGATGAAACATTATGGACAGGTGGTACATTAATTGACCATCCGGACTGGCGGGTTTTTATAGCCTGTTTATGTCGTAAAAACGATGAAGAGCGTGCTGGCAAATTTAGCAAAGTCCTTAATTATTATAAGGCAAAAGGGGCAATGTCAGATCTGGACGATGGCCCGGCTCAGCAACCTTTAGCTGAAAAATTGGTACAAAGGAAAATCCTCGGGCTGGTTCCTCATAAATGGTTCGATCTGATCATTACACATAGCCCGGATGGTGAATATACCAGGCATCGCCGGCACGAAGAAATAGGAAAAGCAGTAATCAAGCTCTGGCATTCAGGAAAAATCCGGGCAAGTGCACTCTGGACATTTGCTTACGAAGATGGAAACCGTACGTATTTTCCAAAAGCAATCACTAATGGAACTTCCAATTACGAACTCAGCTGGCAAAGCTGGCAGAAAAAATATAATATTATCACCGAAATTTATGGTTTTGCCACAGATAGCTGGGAGGCAATGGCTACTCCAAAACACGAAGCTTTCTGGCAATTTAAGGAACCTGAAAAAGCGATGGCGCAGCTATATCTTCAGAAAAAGGACATCAAATGA
- a CDS encoding glycosyltransferase family 4 protein produces the protein MKVLLLYDYPPSPSGLATQGDLLYRGLTEMGIDVHAVHFESHLEKEWYYRWFKPDIVTGVGYWGYTPEQVIHPQKYGLTAVPWLVADGYIANHQQVLNRLPLLLVTSNWVKEMYIRDGIIGDRIAVLPVGCDTARFAAAHLEEAKIKAVRDSFGLSPDQLMILTVGGDAASKGAREVMQALSMIQNEVPDWKYVCKVWPQPRTTIQNSADLDLADGLGIHKRFSFATSITSRNFMPYLISACDIYAAPSRLEGFGMSQVEAGACGKPVIGMKAMGMLDTMVHQQTALLAEIGVRIIADEVSVPDLTDPEKTCKVRLDPPRTVDYRADPISIAGHLKELMTNPALRESLGKAAQKHVEAHFDYRVVAKRYLEIIKDRLGVQ, from the coding sequence ATGAAAGTACTTTTGCTTTATGACTACCCACCATCTCCAAGCGGCTTAGCTACTCAGGGAGATCTTTTATACCGTGGGCTGACCGAAATGGGGATTGATGTACATGCAGTACATTTTGAGTCTCATCTGGAAAAAGAATGGTATTACCGATGGTTTAAACCAGATATTGTGACTGGTGTAGGCTACTGGGGTTATACACCTGAACAGGTAATACATCCCCAAAAGTATGGATTAACTGCTGTGCCATGGCTGGTTGCAGATGGGTATATCGCAAATCATCAGCAAGTACTGAATAGGCTTCCATTACTGTTAGTGACCTCAAATTGGGTAAAAGAAATGTATATCCGTGATGGGATCATTGGAGATCGTATAGCAGTATTGCCGGTAGGTTGTGATACAGCCAGGTTTGCAGCTGCTCATCTGGAAGAAGCGAAAATAAAGGCAGTCAGAGATTCATTTGGTCTGTCCCCGGATCAATTAATGATTTTGACTGTTGGTGGCGATGCCGCCTCAAAAGGGGCAAGGGAAGTTATGCAGGCATTATCTATGATCCAGAACGAAGTGCCTGACTGGAAATATGTTTGTAAAGTATGGCCGCAGCCAAGAACAACAATTCAGAATAGTGCTGATCTTGACCTTGCAGATGGGCTCGGTATTCACAAGCGGTTTAGTTTTGCAACAAGTATTACCTCGAGAAATTTTATGCCTTATTTGATTTCGGCTTGTGATATTTATGCCGCTCCTTCCCGGTTAGAAGGTTTTGGAATGTCACAAGTGGAAGCAGGTGCCTGTGGAAAACCTGTCATTGGAATGAAGGCTATGGGGATGCTGGATACTATGGTTCATCAGCAAACAGCTTTGCTGGCGGAAATAGGGGTCCGTATCATTGCCGATGAAGTCAGTGTGCCGGATCTAACCGATCCTGAGAAAACTTGTAAAGTTCGTCTTGATCCGCCCAGAACTGTAGATTATCGTGCTGATCCAATCAGTATTGCTGGCCATTTAAAGGAGTTAATGACAAATCCGGCTTTAAGAGAAAGCTTAGGTAAAGCAGCTCAAAAGCATGTCGAAGCACATTTTGATTATCGGGTAGTAGCTAAGCGGTATCTAGAAATTATCAAAGACAGACTGGGCGTTCAATAA
- a CDS encoding alpha/beta hydrolase family protein, which produces MKYTFFFLLFLTAFLANGQSLYSKAYGNHKHKPVIFIHGGPGSSSRAFEVTTAQKLADQGFYVVLYDRRGEGL; this is translated from the coding sequence GTGAAATATACCTTCTTTTTTCTCCTTTTCTTAACGGCATTTCTTGCAAATGGACAATCACTTTACAGCAAAGCTTACGGAAACCATAAGCATAAACCTGTAATCTTTATTCATGGTGGCCCAGGCAGCAGCTCCAGGGCTTTTGAGGTTACTACAGCGCAGAAACTTGCCGATCAGGGTTTTTATGTGGTGCTTTATGATAGACGTGGTGAAGGGTTATAA
- a CDS encoding amidohydrolase family protein yields the protein MKKLLLAVVLVFYAAFLFAQQTTYPVNGSFDTRPGMFAFTNATIVVNSNQTLTNATLLVKGQTIQAVGSGLAVPKGYVIIDVKGKFIYPSLVDAFTGYGLPEAVVQPRGARQSVFVSTKKGAYGWNEAIRPETQVKNIFSVDSKKADELRKAGFGSVNVINRDGIARGISAAVTLNDGAANTIFLKDQTAANYSFSKGTSSNDYPTSLMGSIALLRQTYYDAQWYSKQKEEYNISLEEFGKQQNIPQLFEVDGWANILRADKIGKEFGKQYIIKSTGDEYQRIQEVKATGASLIIPLNFPKAYDVEDPSEARNLTLAQMKAWEMAPANAAALEKAGIKFALTSFGLENTRDFWANLRLAIEKGLTEKQALQSITEIPASLLGISDKVGSLEKGKVANFLISSDNLFKKENIIFENWVQGKRFIINRIDITDIRGNYNLNIDGLGALTLKITGASGGSVAAIERIGVDSVKATAAFTRNGDWVSINFNLKKNPAGNVRLSGFLTAASPLVFKGEAVLPDGTTGRFTASYKEAAKETLKKEEPKSSLAMGPVIYPFGAFGNTELPKAENVLIKNATVWTNEKEGILQNADVLLENGKIKAVGKNLNAGNAKVIDATGKHVTAGIIDEHSHIAGSGGINEGAQSVSAEVRIADIINSEDVNIYRQLAGGVTTSHILHGSANPIGGQSQLIKLRWGKAPEELKFAGADGFIKFALGENVKQSNFGTGARFPVTRMGVEQTFVDEFTRGKEYEKAIAVKGNNVRRDLELDAIVEILKNKRFITCHSYVQSEINMLIHVADSLGFKINTFTHILEGYKVADKMKAHGIAGSTFSDWWAYKNEVAEAIPYNGKIMHNVGITTAFNSDDAEMARHLNQEAGKAVLYGNVPEEEAFKFVTLNPAKMLHIDGQVGSLKAGKDADVVIWSDNPLSIYAKAEKTFVDGVAYWDIEKDALVIKTQQTEKARLIQKMLESKSSGSGTQRAQGIAPRLYNCETLENYSAELNESEHAH from the coding sequence ATGAAGAAACTTTTACTCGCCGTTGTGCTGGTATTTTATGCTGCATTTTTGTTTGCACAGCAAACTACCTACCCTGTTAATGGCTCTTTTGACACCAGACCGGGTATGTTTGCGTTTACCAACGCAACAATCGTCGTCAATTCCAATCAAACACTTACAAACGCTACCTTATTGGTGAAAGGCCAAACAATACAAGCAGTTGGCTCTGGCCTGGCTGTACCTAAAGGTTACGTGATTATTGATGTGAAAGGAAAATTCATTTATCCTTCCTTAGTAGACGCTTTTACCGGCTATGGTTTACCGGAAGCTGTTGTTCAACCTCGCGGCGCACGTCAATCTGTTTTTGTTTCGACAAAAAAAGGCGCTTATGGGTGGAACGAAGCTATCAGACCGGAAACACAGGTGAAAAACATTTTCTCTGTGGACAGCAAAAAAGCAGATGAGCTGCGGAAAGCTGGTTTCGGAAGTGTCAATGTAATCAACCGTGACGGAATTGCACGCGGAATTTCTGCGGCAGTAACCTTGAATGATGGTGCTGCTAACACTATATTCCTGAAAGATCAGACTGCTGCAAACTATTCATTCAGCAAAGGGACGTCTTCAAACGATTATCCAACCTCTTTAATGGGTTCAATTGCTTTATTGCGTCAAACTTATTACGATGCACAGTGGTATAGCAAACAAAAAGAGGAATACAATATTTCACTCGAAGAATTTGGAAAGCAGCAAAATATCCCCCAGCTTTTTGAGGTTGATGGCTGGGCTAATATCCTTCGTGCCGATAAAATTGGAAAAGAGTTTGGCAAACAATATATCATCAAATCTACAGGTGATGAATATCAGCGCATTCAGGAAGTTAAAGCAACCGGGGCAAGCTTAATTATACCGTTGAATTTCCCTAAAGCTTATGATGTGGAAGATCCTTCGGAAGCAAGAAACTTAACGCTGGCACAAATGAAAGCCTGGGAAATGGCACCTGCCAATGCAGCTGCTTTAGAAAAGGCAGGAATTAAATTCGCCTTGACGTCGTTCGGTTTAGAAAACACCCGTGATTTCTGGGCCAATCTCCGCCTTGCAATTGAAAAAGGTTTAACAGAGAAACAAGCTTTACAATCCATCACCGAAATCCCGGCTTCTCTTTTAGGGATCAGCGATAAAGTAGGTTCACTGGAAAAAGGTAAAGTAGCCAATTTCCTGATTTCATCCGATAACCTGTTCAAAAAAGAGAACATCATTTTTGAAAACTGGGTACAGGGAAAACGCTTTATTATCAACAGAATAGATATCACAGATATCCGTGGAAATTACAATTTAAACATTGACGGTTTAGGTGCCTTAACTTTAAAAATCACCGGGGCATCAGGTGGTTCAGTGGCAGCAATTGAAAGAATTGGTGTAGATAGCGTTAAAGCTACTGCTGCTTTTACAAGAAATGGCGATTGGGTAAGCATTAACTTCAATTTAAAAAAGAATCCTGCTGGTAATGTCCGCTTAAGTGGATTTTTGACCGCAGCTTCTCCCCTGGTATTTAAAGGTGAAGCAGTACTTCCGGATGGAACGACCGGCAGATTTACAGCATCTTACAAAGAAGCAGCTAAAGAAACACTCAAAAAGGAAGAGCCGAAATCTAGTTTAGCCATGGGCCCGGTCATCTATCCTTTTGGCGCTTTCGGAAATACAGAATTGCCAAAAGCAGAAAATGTGCTGATTAAAAATGCGACAGTCTGGACAAATGAAAAAGAAGGCATCCTGCAAAATGCAGATGTATTGCTGGAAAATGGAAAAATCAAAGCAGTAGGCAAAAACCTGAATGCAGGCAATGCAAAAGTTATTGATGCAACAGGCAAACATGTAACTGCGGGAATTATTGATGAGCATTCGCATATTGCAGGCAGCGGTGGTATTAATGAAGGTGCACAATCTGTTTCTGCGGAGGTTCGTATCGCGGATATTATTAATTCGGAAGATGTAAATATTTATCGCCAGCTGGCAGGAGGTGTAACCACTTCTCATATTTTACATGGTTCGGCAAACCCGATTGGCGGTCAGTCTCAATTGATTAAATTACGCTGGGGTAAAGCACCAGAAGAGTTGAAATTTGCTGGTGCTGATGGTTTCATCAAGTTTGCTTTGGGTGAAAACGTAAAGCAGAGTAATTTTGGTACTGGTGCACGCTTCCCGGTAACACGTATGGGTGTTGAACAGACTTTTGTGGATGAGTTTACACGCGGAAAAGAGTATGAGAAAGCAATCGCCGTAAAAGGGAACAATGTCCGCCGTGACCTGGAATTAGATGCGATTGTAGAAATCTTAAAGAATAAGCGTTTCATTACCTGTCACTCGTATGTGCAAAGTGAAATTAATATGCTGATCCATGTGGCAGATAGTCTGGGTTTCAAGATCAATACGTTCACACATATTTTAGAAGGTTACAAAGTGGCTGACAAAATGAAGGCGCATGGCATTGCCGGTTCGACATTTTCTGATTGGTGGGCTTATAAAAATGAAGTTGCAGAAGCTATTCCTTACAATGGAAAGATTATGCACAATGTAGGGATTACAACTGCTTTCAATTCTGATGATGCAGAAATGGCGAGACATTTAAATCAGGAAGCTGGCAAGGCTGTTTTATATGGAAATGTTCCTGAAGAGGAAGCTTTTAAGTTTGTGACCTTAAATCCTGCAAAAATGCTTCATATTGACGGCCAGGTTGGAAGTTTAAAAGCGGGTAAAGATGCTGATGTAGTGATCTGGTCAGACAACCCGCTTTCTATTTATGCAAAAGCTGAAAAGACTTTTGTAGATGGTGTTGCTTATTGGGATATAGAGAAGGATGCATTGGTGATTAAAACTCAGCAAACTGAAAAAGCACGTTTAATTCAAAAGATGTTAGAGAGCAAAAGCAGCGGTTCTGGTACGCAACGTGCCCAGGGAATTGCTCCACGCCTTTACAATTGCGAAACTTTAGAAAACTACTCAGCAGAATTAAATGAATCAGAACATGCACACTAA